The Rhododendron vialii isolate Sample 1 chromosome 5a, ASM3025357v1 genome contains a region encoding:
- the LOC131325877 gene encoding uncharacterized protein LOC131325877 has protein sequence MPPVSSEKTCSQGGEPTQILAEKVGKSVQHFLGKLGLTYSHANTSNREHFLKICIPSPAFECRRRSQSHSSLTAISGSRDILGIDSERGNQTTEVYTFPYYVLIYGHRSWKGSLNCAGFYILRGECLLKATIQRKLSCLKCQQKKLLDFVKSTYPTGTVGSYCRVTVRQYSDVLTFEYNFYEHEVYNLVGRLD, from the exons ATGCCTCCGGTTTCATCAGAAAAGACTTGTTCACAGGGTGGAGAACCGACCCAGATTTTGGCAGAAAAGGTTGGAAAATCAGTCCAACATTTCTTGGGAAAATTGGGCTTGACGTATTCCCACGCCAACACATCGAACCGGGAGCATTTTCTCAAAATCTGCATCCCATCTCCAGCATTTGAGTGCAGAAGAAGAAGCCAATCTCATTCCAGTCTAACTGCTATTTCAGGATCCAGGGATATACTTGGTATAGATAGCGAAAG GGGCAATCAGACCACAGAAGTATATACATTCCCGTACTACGTGCTTATATATGGTCACAGATCATGGAAAGGTTCACTCAACTGTGCTGGTTTTTATATCCTTCGTGGCGAATGTCTTCTCAAGGCTACTATTCAAAGAAAATTATCATGTCTAAAGTGCCAACAAAAGAAATTGCTTGATTTTGTCAAATCAACATATCCAACAGGGACGGTTGGCTCTTACTGTCGTGTAACCGTACGTCAGTACAGTgatgttttgacttttgagtacAATTTTTATGAACATGAGGTTTATAATCTTGTGGGTAGATTGGATTGA
- the LOC131325873 gene encoding F-box/kelch-repeat protein At3g23880-like yields the protein MAFESSSNTCREPKRTNKTSQSPLWTEDSQPLPNLPCEIIVEILSRLPVKSLLRLRCVCKSWRSLISNRKFVKTHVSLASMNTDYSNHRLILSSLNPLSDFKSCSLYSILNDKSDSAVQLDCPLKVPDLQVTIWGCCDGLVCIGTEREVFIWNPSTGKYKGLPNVEMWYCCYGKFAEYAFGYDECIDDYKVVGFFFDNRTSGSNPIMKVCTLRSDSWRRIGDFPHGVPEDPSWVFVNRALHWVHSSSIGESNDIIVSLDLEKETYGEVSEPEYRDGYSYEISLGVLNGCLSILCNYYDDCFDVWVMKEYGIRDSWTKLVVIPYVAHPLPSDCQYSTPLCVLEDGEVLPDMGCPYSTPLCVLENGEVLLDMVTQLVRFNPKDGTFSYPMIHNCSARLRAYPYIESLVSPDYVDDSGVQWQNQY from the coding sequence ATGGCGTTCGAAAGCAGCTCCAATACTTGTCGAGAACCCAAAAGGACCAATAAGACCTCTCAAAGCCCCCTTTGGACGGAAGATTCTCAGCCACTGCCGAACCTCCCGTGTGAAATCATTGTGGAAATACTGTCGAGGCTTCCCGTCAAGTCTCTGCTGCGATTGAGGTGTGTTTGCAAGTCATGGCGTTCTTTGATTTCTAATCGCAAATTTGTGAAAACCCATGTCAGTCTTGCATCTATGAACACTGATTATTCCAACCATAGACTCATTCTAAGCAGTTTGAATCCCCTTAGTGATTTCAAGTCATGCTCTCTTTACTCTATTTTGAATGACAAATCCGATAGTGCTGTTCAGCTGGATTGTCCTTTGAAAGTACCTGATCTTCAAGTTACGATTTGGGGTTGCTGTGATGGTTTAGTGTGCATCGGAACTGAAAGGGAAGTATTTATATGGAACCCATCTACTGGGAAATACAAGGGATTGCCGAATGTTGAAATGTGGTACTGTTGCTACGGGAAGTTTGCGGAGTATGCGTTTGGTTATGATGAGTGTATTGATGATTACAAGGTGGTGGGATTCTTTTTTGACAATCGCACAAGTGGTTCTAATCCCATTATGAAAGTGTGTACATTAAGGTCTGATTCGTGGAGAAGGATAGGAGACTTTCCTCATGGTGTTCCTGAAGATCCTTCATGGGTATTTGTGAACAGGGCCCTCCACTGGGTCCACTCATCTTCGATTGGCGAGTCCAATGATATTATTGTTTCTCTTGACTTGGAAAAGGAAACTTATGGAGAGGTTTCGGAACCTGAGTATCGAGATGGTTATTCTTATGAGATCTCGTTAGGAGTTCTAAATGGATGCCTATCTATACTCTGTAACTACTACGATGATTGTTTTGATGTATGGGTAATGAAGGAATATGGCATTAGAGATTCTTGGACCAAGTTGGTTGTCATACCTTATGTGGCACATCCACTGCCATCGGATTGTCAGTATTCCACACCATTATGCGTTTTGGAGGATGGTGAAGTTTTACCGGATATGGGTTGTCCGTATTCCACACCATTATGCGTTTTGGAGAATGGTGAAGTTTTACTGGATATGGTTACGCAATTAGTTCGGTTCAATCCCAAAGATGGCACATTTAGTTATCCTATGATTCATAATTGTTCTGCACGTTTACGTGCATATCCCTACATTGAAAGCCTTGTCTCGCCTGACTACGTTGATGACAGTGGGGTTCAGTGGCAAAACCAATACTAA
- the LOC131325871 gene encoding pentatricopeptide repeat-containing protein At1g10270-like, translating into MTLNRLILRSFRRSSSISSATATATAASQTLSLPSLTHTRSFAFSSAEEAAAERRRRKRALRIEPPLHALRRDPSAPRPPPDPNAPRLPDATSALVGKRLNLHNRVQSLIRAGDLDNASIVARQSIFSNCRPTVFTCNAIMASMYRAGRYDDAVALFQFFYNQSNIVPNVVSYNVLINTHCDAGRVDEGLNVYRHIIANAPFGPSHVTYRHLTKGLVDAGRISEAVDLLRDMLNKGHGADSQVYNNLILGFLNLGNLDKANELFDELKERCLVYDGIVNATFMDWFFSQGREKEAMESFKSLLDKQFRMIPATCNVLVETLLKHGKKTEAWALFETMLDTHTPPTFQGVNSDAFNIMVNECFKLGQISEAFDVFKKVGKKPGSKPFAMDVAGYNNIITRYCELEMMEDAEKMFIELTSKSLCPDVNTYRTLIDAYFKVGKVDDALQKYTKMVESGLRVIPEYANRWFSALIENGKVFDCAPILTKMCERDPKPDAVSYDMVIKGLCKEGNFDLSIDLVGQMLRYGVGVAPRLREFLNDAFGKVGRGQEIERLLAMREPSYGGYWRPPGPDTVGPPRMPGPVSV; encoded by the coding sequence ATGACTCTGAACCGCCTCATTCTCCGCTCCTTCCGTCGATCATCCTCTATCTCttccgccaccgccaccgccaccgccgcatcccaaaccctctctctcccttccctAACCCACACCCGCTCCTTCGCCTTCTCCTCCGCCGAAGAAGCCGCCGCCGAGCGCCGCCGCCGCAAACGCGCCCTCCGCATCGAACCCCCTCTCCACGCCCTCCGCCGTGACCCCTCCGCCCCCCGGCCCCCTCCCGACCCCAACGCCCCCCGCCTCCCCGACGCCACCTCCGCCCTCGTCGGCAAGCGTCTCAACCTCCACAACCGCGTCCAGTCCCTGATCCGTGCCGGAGACCTTGACAACGCCTCCATCGTCGCCCGCCAGTCCATCTTCTCCAACTGCCGCCCCACCGTCTTCACCTGCAACGCCATCATGGCCTCCATGTACCGCGCCGGACGGTATGACGACGCCGTCGCCCTCTTTCAGTTCTTCTATAATCAATCTAACATTGTGCCTAACGTGGTGTCCTATAATGTGCTCATAAATACTCATTGTGATGCTGGCCGTGTTGATGAGGGTTTGAATGTTTACAGACATATTATAGCTAATGCCCCATTTGGTCCGTCTCATGTGACGTACCGGCATTTAACGAAAGGGTTAGTTGACGCGGGTAGGATAAGTGAGGCCGTGGATTTACTTAGGGACATGTTGAATAAGGGGCACGGGGCGGATTCGCAAGTTTACAATAATTTGATTCTAGGGTTTTTGAATTTGGGGAATTTGGATAAGGCCAATGAGCTTTTCGACGAGCTGAAAGAGAGGTGTTTGGTGTACGATGGGATTGTGAATGCGACATTTATGGATTGGTTTTTTAGTCAAGGGAGGGAGAAGGAGGCTATGGAATCATTCAAGTCGTTGCTCGACAAACAATTCAGGATGATTCCCGCCACTTGCAATGTGCTTGTGGAGACGTTGCTTAAGCACGGGAAGAAAACGGAGGCTTGGGCGTTGTTTGAAACCATGTTGGACACTCACACCCCGCCCACTTTCCAAGGGGTGAATTCGGACGCTTTTAACATAATGGTTAACGAGTGTTTCAAGTTGGGGCAAATCTCTGAGGCATTTGACGTGTTTAAGAAAGTGGGGAAGAAGCCTGGGTCGAAGCCATTCGCCATGGATGTGGCGGGGTACAATAACATTATCACTAGGTATTGTGAGCTTGAGATGATGGAGGATGCAGAGAAGATGTTTATTGAATTGACGTCCAAGTCGTTGTGCCCGGATGTTAACACATACAGAACCCTAATCGATGCTTATTTTAAGGTGGGGAAGGTTGATGATGCATTGCAGAAGTATACCAAGATGGTTGAGTCCGGTTTGAGAGTGATTCCGGAATATGCCAATAGATGGTTTAGTGCATTGATTGAGAACGGTAAAGTTTTTGACTGTGCTCCGATTTTGACAAAAATGTGTGAAAGAGATCCAAAACCAGATGCAGTGAGCTATGACATGGTGATTAAAGGGCTTTGTAAGGAAGGTAACTTCGACTTGAGTATTGATTTAGTGGGTCAGATGTTGAGGTATGGTGTTGGTGTTGCTCCTAGATTGAGGGAATTTTTGAACGATGCATTTGGGAAAGTGGGAAGAGGTCAGGAGATTGAGAGGCTTTTAGCAATGAGGGAACCGAGTTATGGTGGATATTGGAGGCCGCCAGGACCAGATACAGTGGGACCCCCTCGAATGCCAGGACCTGTATCAGTTTAA
- the LOC131325876 gene encoding F-box protein PP2-B11-like, with protein sequence MNRSIIKHLLNMMGSHLCLPKSQSEECERRRGKTMAELGRDRFSALPESLVIIEILSRTSPRDVCRFSAISRGFKSVADSDSVWDRFLPSDHRKIISRSVYPVAFSTKKQLYFLLADGFVLLDGGKLSFSLDKASGKKCFMLGARELAIECGRFPVNWTWRHLPQSRFWEQANLRAAPCFDISGKIEARLLSPKTTYVVYLLFDLGPLKYGYKGLPAKASVRFEGERGDGNGAGDGDEITNIVSLAIRRFSSGSGGQFAQQRMDKWMETELGEFFNGQGNTGEVEIRLMGFEGDYRTYDLFVEGIELRPKIDS encoded by the exons ATGAACAGAAGTATAATCAAACATCTTCTGAATATGATGGGATCTCATTTGTGTTTACCCAAAAGCCAGAGTGAAGAGTGCGAGAGAAGGAGAGGGAAAACGATGGCGGAGTTGGGAAGGGATCGTTTCTCGGCCTTGCCGGAAAGCCTGGTGATCATAGAAATTCTCTCCCGAACATCCCCGCGTGATGTGTGCCGGTTTTCGGCCATCTCGAGGGGATTCAAATCGGTCGCTGATTCCGACAGCGTATGGGACAGGTTTTTGCCGTCCGATCATCGGAAGATCATATCGAGGTCGGTGTACCCCGTGGCCTTCTCCACCAAGAAACAACTCTACTTTCTCCTGGCTGACGGTTTTGTTCTCCTCGACGGTGGTAAACTG AGCTTCTCTTTAGATAAAGCTAGCGGGAAAAAGTGTTTCATGCTAGGAGCCCGAGAGCTTGCAATTGAATGCGGAAGGTTTCCAGTTAATTGGACATGGAGGCATTTGCCACAgtcaag ATTCTGGGAGCAGGCCAATCTTCGTGCGGCGCCTTGTTTTGATATTTCAGGTAAAATAGAGGCTCGATTGTTGTCTCCAAAAACAACTTATGTAGTGTACCTTTTGTTCGATTTGGGGCCGCTAAAGTATGGATATAAGGGTCTCCCAGCAAAGGCATCCGTAAGATTTGAAGGGGAAAGAGGAGATGGAAATGGAGCCGGAGATGGTGATGAGATCACCAACATTGTTTCTTTGGCAATTCGACGATTTAGTTCTGGTTCTGGCGGACAATTTGCACAGCAAAGAATGGATAAGTGGATGGAGACTGAATTGGGAGAGTTTTTCAATGGTCAAGGAAATACTGGTGAAGTAGAGATCCGGCTGATGGGGTTCGAGGGAGATTACAGGACATATGACTTATTTGTTGAAGGCATTGAGCTTCGGCCTAAAATCGATTCTTGA